One part of the Olleya sp. YS genome encodes these proteins:
- the kynU gene encoding kynureninase produces the protein MTNYKLGLDFAKQLDKNDTLASFRDQFHIPKDHDGNDIIYLCGNSLGLQPIITKDYINQELIDWANLGVEGHTKGKNPWLHYHEFLTATMANIIGAKPSEVVVMNSLTANLHFMMVSFYQPTANRYKILIEADAFPSDKYAVESQLRHHGYDDKEGLILWKAREGEELANYQDLENILKEQGDEIALIMIGGVNYYTGQFFDLKRITELGHKHGCVVGFDCAHGAGNVALNLHDSGADFAVWCSYKYLNSGPGSLSGAFVHERHANRKDLNRFTGWWSHNKQTRFNMRDEFDQLPGAEGWQLSNPPILSMAAIRASLDIFKEAGFDKLLKKSKELTGYFEFLINQLNNSDIKIITPKNPTERGCQLSIQVKNADRNLHDKLTEAGVISDWREPDVIRCAPVPLYNSFEDVYNMVERLKDIL, from the coding sequence TAAAGACCATGATGGCAATGATATAATCTACCTTTGCGGAAACTCATTAGGATTGCAACCTATAATAACCAAAGACTATATTAACCAAGAACTTATAGATTGGGCTAATTTAGGTGTAGAAGGTCACACCAAAGGTAAAAACCCATGGTTGCATTATCACGAGTTTTTAACAGCTACTATGGCTAACATCATTGGCGCTAAACCTTCTGAAGTTGTGGTTATGAATTCCTTAACTGCCAACCTTCATTTTATGATGGTTAGCTTTTATCAGCCTACTGCTAACCGTTATAAGATTCTAATAGAAGCAGATGCTTTTCCTAGTGATAAATATGCAGTAGAATCTCAATTACGTCATCATGGATATGATGATAAAGAAGGTTTAATACTCTGGAAAGCTAGAGAAGGTGAAGAACTAGCAAATTACCAAGATTTAGAGAACATTTTAAAAGAACAAGGTGACGAGATTGCACTAATCATGATTGGTGGAGTTAATTATTATACAGGTCAATTTTTTGATCTTAAACGCATTACAGAATTAGGTCACAAACATGGATGTGTCGTTGGTTTTGATTGTGCACATGGAGCAGGAAACGTTGCATTAAATTTACACGATTCAGGTGCAGACTTTGCAGTTTGGTGTAGTTACAAATATTTAAATTCTGGTCCAGGAAGTTTATCTGGTGCATTTGTGCACGAGCGTCATGCAAACCGAAAAGACCTTAACAGGTTTACAGGTTGGTGGAGCCACAATAAGCAAACACGCTTTAATATGCGTGACGAGTTTGACCAACTTCCAGGAGCCGAAGGTTGGCAACTCTCCAATCCACCAATATTATCTATGGCTGCCATAAGAGCATCACTAGATATCTTTAAAGAAGCAGGTTTCGATAAACTATTAAAAAAATCAAAAGAGTTAACAGGTTATTTTGAGTTTTTAATTAATCAACTTAATAACTCAGACATAAAAATCATAACACCTAAAAATCCAACCGAAAGAGGTTGCCAGCTCTCTATTCAAGTAAAAAATGCTGATCGGAATTTACATGATAAATTAACAGAAGCTGGAGTGATTAGCGATTGGAGAGAGCCAGACGTGATTAGATGTGCTCCTGTACCATTATACAACTCTTTTGAAGATGTTTATAATATGGTAGAACGGTTAAAAGACATTTTATAA